GGCTCGAATCCCTGACCCATTCTTCGTACTTGCCATTGGTTCAGGTTTCAAAGAAAATTCTGACAGAACATCGATACCATTTGTATCATTTGCAAGTTTGGATGAACCAATTGGCGAACAGCACAGCGGAAGCGCGTAAACGCTTATCAATTGCCATAGAAAAAGTATGGGCTGATGTGGGTGGCGTATTTCTGCTTGGTCCAAAAGCCTCTGAAATTGTTGGATTTGGATTGCTTGAAGGGGAAGATTTGTTGACACAACGTTGGATTGAGCGGGCAAAAAAAGCTTTTGATGACTACAAAATATCATGGATTGGCAAGCCTGACGTGTCGGAATGGAATGGCCGCAATGGACAGCATTCGGCGGAGCTTGCCGAGGCGGTTGCCACATTATCCGAGGTATATCGTCTGGATCCTACAGCCGGATGGTAAAGGAGGGAATCCAAATGGCGGAACAGTATATGGAAGCATCTACACAAACGGAAACATCGATACAAACGGCAATCTGGGAATGCCTACAGGAAGTGAAAGATCCTGAAATACCCGCCATCAGTATGGTGGAAATGGGGATGATCGGCAATGTCCGGAATGAAGATGGTGTTGTCACAATCGATGTATTGCCCACCTTCGTAGGATGTCCGGCTTTGCAAATCATAAAAAACAACATTGCTGAAAAAGTGAAAACCGTAAATGGCGTCAGAGAAGTCCGTGTCAACTTTGTGTTTGAACCGGCATGGTCATCCGATCGAATCAGCGATGAGGGACGGGAAAAGTTAAAACAGTTTGGAATCGCCGCACCACCACGGAATCATCATTTCTGCGGCAAGTGGGAAGTAAAATGTCCCTATTGCGGATCACCTTATACAAAAATGGAAAATCTGTTTGGGCCCACGGCATGCCGCAGCATTTTATATTGCAATGAATGCAAAAATCCTTTTGAGGCTATGAAACCAGTATAGTGCGTTGCACAAAGATACACACAATACGGATTGGCATATGGGTCGGGGAAACACTATTTCATAAGGGGAGCTAACAAATATGGATGCAAAAATGATGTTTATTGACGGACAATGGGTAGCAGCGGTAAGCGGAGAAACGCTGGAAGTAATCAATCCTGCCACTTCCGAGCAGGTTGGTGTGGTCAGTTTCGGTGATGGAAGAGATGCAGCGAAGGCCATTGATGCCGCACATCAAGCGTTTCGAACATGGTCAAAAGCAACTGCCAGAGAACGTTCCAAGTATCTGTACAATCTTTATGAGTTGGTGCGACAGGATCGCGACAATTTAGCGGGAATCATCTCGGCTGAAATGGGAAAACCGCTGCGTGAAGCAAAAGGTGAAGTATTAGGGGCAGCAGATAATTTCATGTGGTATGCAGAAGAGGCGAAACGGGTGTATGGTGAAACAATACCATCTTCCCTTCCGAATAAACGGATCATGGTCATTCACCAACCGGTTGGCGTCGTGGCCGCGATTACCCCATGGAATTTCCCGGTAAATATGGTGGCGCGCAAGATTGCACCCGCTTTGGCGGCAGGTTGTACCGTTGTGTTGAAACCGGCTGAAAGTACTCCTTTAAGCGCGATCCGGTTGTTTGAGCTGATTGAACAAGCCGGTTTTCCGAAAGGAGTTGTCAATCTTGTCATCGGACATCCGGAATCTGTAGGGCAAGAATTTATGGAAAATACGAAAGTGCGCAAAATTGCATTTACCGGATCGACTCGTGTCGGAAAATTGCTCATGGAAGGTGCGGCAAAACATGTGAAACGAGTGAGCATGGAATTGGGTGGTCATGCTCCATTCATCATTTTTGACGATGCAAATTTAGATGCTGCCGTAGAGGGTTTATTTGAAAGCAAGTATCGTACATCCGGTCAAATGTGTATTTGTACCAATCGTCTTTATGTACATGAATCTGTTCTGGATTCCTGCACCGAAAAATTAGTGGAGCGTTTAAAACGGTCAAAGATTGGGGACGGCAGAAACAAGGATACGGAGATTGGACCGCTTGTAAATGAAAAAGGTCTCAGTAAAGTTTTGGATCATATTCAAGATGCCAAAGACAAAGGCGGATACATTGTTTATGGCGGCAACCGCTTAACCGAAGGGGAATACGCAAACGGTTTTTATGTGGAACCCACGGTTATTGTCAATATTACAAATGAAATGAAGATATATAATGAAGAAACCTTCGGACCGGTAGTTCCGATCATTCCATTTAAAGATGAAGATGAAGTAATCGAGTTGGCCAATGACTCGAATTATGGCTTGGCTGCTTATGTGTATACTCAGAACAATAGTCGTTGTTTCCGAATGGCGGAATCCTTGGAATACGGGATTGTCGGAATCAATGACGGCGCACCTACGCAAACACAAGCTCCGTTTGGCGGATTTAAAGAAAGTGGAATTGGCCGTGAGGGCGGGTATTACGCAATGGAAGGATTTCTTGAGACAAAATTTGTTTCCTTTGGCGTTTAAAAGATTTGCGTGCAATTGAGTAAACGTAAAAATGATGTATAGTCTTGACTTATGTTATTTTTATGTTAGAATTTATTACATAAACAGTGCATAAATCCTGCTGTTTATAGATGTATTCCCAAAATGGAGGCACGTGAAAGTGTGTCTCCCCCCCGAAATTTATTAATATGTAATATTATATTACGCAAAGGGGTGTTTATCGATGGAATGGTTAGATCATTTGTTTGGTGATAAAACTGTAGTGGTGATCGATGATGGGAAAAGTGAGATTCATTCGAAATCTTCGAAATCTGTGTTGAGATCCTTGCCTCCTTATGATAAGATACGAAAGACGGGGATATAGCTCAGCTGGGAGAGCGTTGCACTGGCAGTGCAAAGGTCGGCGGTTCGAGCCCGCTTATCTCCACTTCCCAATTTTTTGACGAAAAAGCGTTTTTTGATAAATGAGCGTTTGATGTATAGCGCGATACACGATGGGAAGGATAGTCAATGAATGCTTACAGATTAGATGTAGGGATTCATTGACTATTTTTTGTTGTTTGGGTATTCCAATTATAAAATCTTGCTAAGAAACGCCTTTGTCCGTTCTTCTCTTGTGTTGCTGAAGATTTGCTCAGGGGTACCTTCTTCCACTACATATCCCTGATCCATAAAGAGAATGCGGTCGCCGACTTCCCGTGCGAATCCCATTTCGTGTGTAACCACACACATGGTCATTCCCTCTTTTGCCAAATCTTTCATGACCTGAAGAACTTCCCCGACCATTTCCGGATCCAGTGCGGAGGTAGGCTCGTCAAATAACATGACTTCCGGTTTCATGGCAAGGGCGCGGGCGATCGCTACACGCTGTTGTTGACCGCCAGACAGCTGATCCGGGTAGCTGGCAGCTTTATCGGCAAGTCCCACCTTTTTTAAAAGGGAATGAGCCAATTGCTCACTTTCTTCTTTTTGCATTTTTAATACTTTTCTTGGACCAATTGTGATGTTTTCCAATACAGTTAAATGATGAAACAGATTAAAACGCTGAAATACCATGCCAACTCGCTGCCGCAATTTTGTAATGTCTGTTTTGGGATTGGTTAATTCCATGCCGACAATTGTAATCGAGCCGCCGCTAACCGTTTCCAGACCGTTCAGACAGCGTAAAAATGTACTTTTTCCACTGCCGGACGGTCCGATCACTACAACGACTTCATTTTTTTCGATATGTGCGTTGATATCTTTTAATACTTCATGATGGCCAAAGGATTTTGTCAGATTTTTAACGGCGATCAATTTGCAATCTCCTTTCCAAATAAGCAGCAAAACGAGTCAGTGCGAAGATCAGGATAAAGTAAAGAATTGCAACGCCTGCCCAGATCTGGAAAGCCTGGAATGTTTGTGCGATAATAATTTCACCGGCGTAAATCAATTCCGCGACAGAAATGACAGAGAGCAGGGAAGTATCCTTGATTGTTTGCGCAAATTGATTGACGAGCGGCGGGATCATTCGTTTAAATGCTTGCGGCAGGATAATGTAAAACATCGTTTGAAAACCATTCATTCCGATACTTTGGGCAGCTTCTTTTTGACCGCGGTCGATGGATAATATACCGGCACGTATAATTTCGGTAATATAAGCACCTTCATTAAAAGCAAGCGCACAAGTTGCCGCAACAAGCAAATATCCCTCTCCGAACCATTTGTGCAATGGCAATACTAATGGCAAACCGGAGTAGATAAACAAAATTTGTACAAGCAAAGGCGTTCCGCGAAATATCTCCACATAGATATTACTGATAAGACGTAGGATTCGAAGGCTCGATAGTTTCATAAATGCAGCGATCAATCCGATTACGGAAGCAAATAAAACACCCAAAATCGAATATTGGATGGTAAATACCAAGCCATGAAGCAGTTGTGGCATGGCATCGAAAATAATTTTTAAATTTTCCATAAACGTACTCCTTTTTGCACATCATATATCAGAAAAAATGGCGTAGGTAAAAAATCTACGCTACGCCGTTTTCTTTTTTAAACTTGGGATATACCGATCAATGGATTGATCGTATTTTGTTCGTTTTTTGATTGTTTGATTCATTAATCGTGAATTGCTACAGAATCAGGGGACACAACTTTCGACACTTGTCCGTTTTTATCATCGCCAAAGTATTTCTTGAATAACTGTGCATATTCGCCATCGGCTTGGATTTTCTTTAAACCATCGTTAATTTTCTTTAACAAATCGGCATTATCTTTGCGAACGGCGATGCCGTAATATTCACCCGTCAAAAGGCCGCCGACCGTTTTCACGTCTTTAT
Above is a window of Fodinisporobacter ferrooxydans DNA encoding:
- a CDS encoding amino acid ABC transporter permease translates to MENLKIIFDAMPQLLHGLVFTIQYSILGVLFASVIGLIAAFMKLSSLRILRLISNIYVEIFRGTPLLVQILFIYSGLPLVLPLHKWFGEGYLLVAATCALAFNEGAYITEIIRAGILSIDRGQKEAAQSIGMNGFQTMFYIILPQAFKRMIPPLVNQFAQTIKDTSLLSVISVAELIYAGEIIIAQTFQAFQIWAGVAILYFILIFALTRFAAYLERRLQIDRR
- the paaC gene encoding 1,2-phenylacetyl-CoA epoxidase subunit PaaC, which translates into the protein MANIRQFENAVEAKKDQEYLEALNELLFQLADDDFILAYRGSEWLGLAPHIEEDVAFSSMSQDTMGHAVMFYGMLEQLGAGKADDLSQLRSATDFRNAVLVERKNGTGHYMEEPHYDWAYAIVRWFFYGLFKQVRLESLTHSSYLPLVQVSKKILTEHRYHLYHLQVWMNQLANSTAEARKRLSIAIEKVWADVGGVFLLGPKASEIVGFGLLEGEDLLTQRWIERAKKAFDDYKISWIGKPDVSEWNGRNGQHSAELAEAVATLSEVYRLDPTAGW
- a CDS encoding NAD-dependent succinate-semialdehyde dehydrogenase, producing the protein MDAKMMFIDGQWVAAVSGETLEVINPATSEQVGVVSFGDGRDAAKAIDAAHQAFRTWSKATARERSKYLYNLYELVRQDRDNLAGIISAEMGKPLREAKGEVLGAADNFMWYAEEAKRVYGETIPSSLPNKRIMVIHQPVGVVAAITPWNFPVNMVARKIAPALAAGCTVVLKPAESTPLSAIRLFELIEQAGFPKGVVNLVIGHPESVGQEFMENTKVRKIAFTGSTRVGKLLMEGAAKHVKRVSMELGGHAPFIIFDDANLDAAVEGLFESKYRTSGQMCICTNRLYVHESVLDSCTEKLVERLKRSKIGDGRNKDTEIGPLVNEKGLSKVLDHIQDAKDKGGYIVYGGNRLTEGEYANGFYVEPTVIVNITNEMKIYNEETFGPVVPIIPFKDEDEVIELANDSNYGLAAYVYTQNNSRCFRMAESLEYGIVGINDGAPTQTQAPFGGFKESGIGREGGYYAMEGFLETKFVSFGV
- a CDS encoding amino acid ABC transporter ATP-binding protein → MIAVKNLTKSFGHHEVLKDINAHIEKNEVVVVIGPSGSGKSTFLRCLNGLETVSGGSITIVGMELTNPKTDITKLRQRVGMVFQRFNLFHHLTVLENITIGPRKVLKMQKEESEQLAHSLLKKVGLADKAASYPDQLSGGQQQRVAIARALAMKPEVMLFDEPTSALDPEMVGEVLQVMKDLAKEGMTMCVVTHEMGFAREVGDRILFMDQGYVVEEGTPEQIFSNTREERTKAFLSKIL
- the paaD gene encoding 1,2-phenylacetyl-CoA epoxidase subunit PaaD; translation: MAEQYMEASTQTETSIQTAIWECLQEVKDPEIPAISMVEMGMIGNVRNEDGVVTIDVLPTFVGCPALQIIKNNIAEKVKTVNGVREVRVNFVFEPAWSSDRISDEGREKLKQFGIAAPPRNHHFCGKWEVKCPYCGSPYTKMENLFGPTACRSILYCNECKNPFEAMKPV